Proteins found in one Triticum aestivum cultivar Chinese Spring chromosome 4D, IWGSC CS RefSeq v2.1, whole genome shotgun sequence genomic segment:
- the LOC123100110 gene encoding peroxidase N, which produces MEPLRDHGASRLLVAAVVLLWLSGAARGQLSDDFYDDSCPKLESIVQARVAAAMKAEIRMGASLLRLHFHDCFVNGCDGSILLDGAESEKLAAPNLNSVRGYEVIDAIKADLEKACPGLVSCADVVALAAKYGVLLSGGPDYDVLLGRRDGLVANQTLANNNLPSPFDNITVIIQRFKDVGLNTTDVVILSGAHTIGRSRCVLFSGRLANFSAANSVDPTMDPALASSLQQLCRGGDGNQTAALDAGSADAFDNHYFKNLLAKKGLLSSDQGLVSSPDGAAATRALVQAYSYNSQRFLCDFGDAMVRMGNIAPLTGSAGQIRKKCSAAN; this is translated from the exons ATGGAGCCTCTCAGAGACCATGGTGCGAGCCGCTTGCTGGTCGCCGCCGTGGTGCTGCTGTGGCTGAGCGGCGCGGCTCGGGGCCAGCTGAGCGACGACTTCTACGACGACAGCTGCCCGAAGCTGGAGAGCATCGTGCAGGCGCGCGTGGCCGCCGCGATGAAGGCCGAGATACGGATGGGCGCCTCCCTGCTCCGGCTccacttccacgactgcttcgtcaaC gggtGTGACGGGTCGATCCTTCTGGACGGGGCCGAGAGCGAGAAGCTGGCGGCGCCGAACCTCAACTCGGTGAGGGGGTACGAGGTCATCGACGCCATCAAGGCCGACCTCGAGAAGGCCTGCCCGGGGctcgtctcctgcgccgacgtcgTCGCGCTCGCCGCTAAATACGGCGTACTCCTC AGTGGAGGGCCTGACTATGATGTCCTTCTGGGAAGAAGGGACGGGCTGGTGGCGAACCAGACCTTGGCCAACAACAACCTGCCAAGCCCGTTCGACAACATCACCGTAATCATACAGAGGTTCAAGGACGTCGGTCTTAATACAACAGACGTGGTCATCTTATCAG GAGCCCACACGATCGGGCGGTCGCGGTGCGTGCTCTTCAGCGGCCGGCTGGCCAACTTCTCGGCGGCCAACTCGGTGGACCCGACGATGGACCCGGCGCTGGCGTCCAGCCTGCAGCAGCTGTGCCGGGGCGGCGATGGCAACCAGACGGCCGCGCTGGACGCCGGCTCCGCGGACGCCTTCGACAACCACTACTTCAAGAACCTGCTGGCCAAGAAGGGCCTCCTCTCCTCGGACCAGGGCCTCGTCTCCAGCCccgacggcgccgccgccaccagGGCCCTCGTGCAGGCCTACAGCTACAACAGCCAGCGCTTCCTCTGCGACTTCGGGGACGCCATGGTCAGGATGGGCAACATCGCCCCCCTCACCGGCTCCGCCGGCCAGATCCGCAAGAAATGCAGCGCCGCCAACTGA
- the LOC123098140 gene encoding peroxidase A2: MVRGIHYGGACAVLLAVAVALGLGARGGAAQLDDKFYDGSCPGVHKVVRRVLREAHKADVRIYASLTRLHFHDCFVQGCDGSILLDNSTSIVSEKYAKPNNNSVRGFTVVDDVKAALEKACPGVVSCADILTIAAKVSVELSGGPRWRVQLGRRDGTTANLTAANSLLPSPRNNLTMLQRKFAAVGLDDTDLVALSGAHTFGRAQCQFVTDRLYNFSKTGMPDPTLDGSYRAQLAGSCPRRHGNRSALNDLDTTTPDAFDKNYFTNLQGNRGFLQSDQELLAVPGATTAAIVGRFASDEKAFFRSFAAAMINMGNIKPLTGGQGEVRRNCRRVNGS; this comes from the exons ATGGTTCGTGGCATCCATTACGGCGGTGCGTGCGCCGTCCTCCTGGCCGTCGCCGTCGCGCTCGGCCTCGGCGCCCGCGGCGGCGCGGCCCAGCTGGACGACAAGTTCTACGACGGGTCCTGCCCCGGCGTCCACAAGGTCGTGCGGCGGGTGCTGAGGGAGGCGCACAAGGCCGACGTCCGCATCTACGCCAGCCTCACGCGCCTccacttccacgactgcttcgtccaG GGGTGCGACGGGTCGATTCTGCTGGACAACAGCACGAGCATCGTGTCGGAGAAGTACGCCAAGCCGAACAACAACTCGGTGCGCGGGTTcacggtggtggacgacgtcaAGGCGGCGCTCGAGAAGGCCTGCCCCGgcgtcgtctcctgcgccgacatcctCACCATCGCCGCCAAGGTCTCCGTCGAACTG TCCGGAGGCCCCCGGTGGCGCGTCCAGCTCGGCCGCCGCGACGGCACCACGGCCAACCTCACCGCCGCCAACAGCCTCCTTCCCAGCCCCCGCAACAACCTCACCATGCTCCAGCGCAAGTTCGCCGCCGTCGGCCTCGACGACACCGACCTCGTCGCCCTCTCAG GCGCGCACACGTTCGGGCGCGCGCAGTGCCAGTTCGTGACGGACCGGCTCTACAACTTCAGCAAGACGGGCATGCCAGACCCGACGCTGGACGGGAGCTACCGGGCGCAGCTCGCCGGGAGCTGCCCGCGGCGGCACGGGAACAGGTCGGCACTCAACGACCTCGACACGACCACGCCCGACGCCTTCGACAAGAACTACTTCACCAACCTCCAGGGCAACCGCGGGTTCCTCCAGTCCGACCAGGAGCTGCTCGCGGTGCCCGGCGCGACCACGGCGGCGATCGTCGGCCGGTTCGCGAGCGACGAGAAGGCTTTCTTCAGGAGCTTTGCCGCGGCCATGATCAACATGGGGAATATCAAGCCGCTGACGGGCGGGCAGGGGGAGGTTCGGAGGAACTGCAGGAGAGTCAATGGAAGCTAG